GCCAGAGCATCCCTTGCTTCATTAGCCTGCTGACCTGTAATGGGCTTCACAAGCATTTCCCCACCCACTGCCAGTCGCCTGTGGCATAGCCACTGAGCCATCTGAGCACCTTCCACCCCTAAAAGCTTGGAAAAGATGGCCAAGGAACGGTCGTTGACCTGCCAGTATGATGGATAAGAAATGATATCCATATTAGCAAATGCTACTTGTTAAAAAATTAGCACTGCTTCTGTTCTTCATCTATACAGACAACAAATCTAACTCAGAAATGTGCTAAACAATAGGAAGTGGTGCTTGTACATCAATGTAGCTGCGGTCCCCTCCACGGCCACTGGCTTGTATGTTGATATTCCCCAGATGAAGAATAGCTGCCAGTATACGAAATATCTCCATCTGCTGGTCAGGTTGCACTCCTGTTGGGGTGAACCACAAGTTTTGCAAACAGTCTGTTGTGTTGTTTCGGAGGAATATATGGAATTTATTTGGCTTACCGAGAATAGTAAATGCATTTCTTGTCCGCTCTAGCTCAACCGCATCATCTGTGCCATAAATGTGCACCTCTTGTCCTTGGTTGGTGTAATGAAAGTTCTCTGTAGAATCTAGCGAGATGCAGTAGCGCATAGTGTAACTGAACAAAAATGtccaacaaaaataaacatgttttcaaGACATAGGTTTAGACTTTACCAAGTTTAAGTGTCCTGAACTCTGGCAAATCCCTGGAAGCACAAAGCTGGTAGAAGATGTGGTAGTTTCTCTCTTGAGCTGCCTGTTTGTTTTATGAAACAAAATTGATCTCAATAACAGAACTTGGCCACTGAATCTGAACAATATGAAAACTGTATGATTGAGCAAGCACCTGAAAGacaactcttgatttctccaacAAGTAGGTCCTCATGTTTGCCCCAATTATGTCCCCTCTACGTCCAAATCCTATCTCAATATACTTTCCAAAACGACTGCTGTTGTCGTTTCTGGTTGTTTTTGCATTACCAATTGCCTGCAAGGATTGAAATGTTACAAACAGCCTCCTCCTACTTTACCAAAAAGGTCAGAAATCGAGTTTCAGTACCTCCATGATGGGATTTGATGCCAGCACTTTCTCCTCCACACTGGTCTGCTGGGCCGCACCACCCACGACAGCAAAGTAACGCATGGTGAACTTAGCAGATACAGTTTTACCTGAGCCTGATTCTCCACTGATTATGATCGATTGGTTTTTCTCCTCTCTGTTATAATGATAAACCCATATGTTTTAGTTAAAGTGATGTAATTCAGAATCAGAGTGAATTTCTCTGCAGTGTACTATCATAGTAGAGTGTTGGTAATACCGTGATACTtcgatatttaaatattatttaaatggctCTTCAAGTAATTCTCAGAATACCATGGTATTTCCATggtacatgtccaaaaacatggtaCTACTTTGCAAGTGAACTGATCTTGTTATTTGGTTATTCTTGACCTGATCATAGTTCGGTATGCCTCTTCAGCCACAGAAAAAATGTGCGGCTCCATATCAGCCATGTTTTGGCCGCTGTAAGCGTCGATCACTTCCTCTCCATAAATGGGCAGCTGTTCATATGGATTTAACGCCACCAACACAATCCCTATTAAATATGAAAAGTTGTCTAATTGAAGTTAATATATCCCTAAAATAAATCTGCTTTACAAATATGCCATAATTTTCAGTGCATAATTTACATTTCAATAAACCCAGTGCTTGGTAAATGTTCTTTACAGTAGCCAATATAACAATGAGTGAGgtgatttacatttttgtgttttgaacTTTAAACCCATTAAAATAGAGGTGATTGGGCAATGGCTGTAAACTTGCTACTGTTGAATTGAACTCACCGCAGTAAGTGTAAATGCTACTGTAGTCGAGAAAGCGCACACGCAAGTTATGAAGTACTGCTGGCTCATGGAGGAAGGTTAGAGCTGTGAGGTCATTCTCTCCCTCCAAAATATCGGGGTTACCTAGAGGAGGAAGACCCTCTGGAGGCAACACTGGATACTCTATCTCCTTgtttagaaataatgaaatagTATATAAATGGTTTGTACCTATATAAATGAAATTTATATCAGGCTATACAcctgaaaattatgaaaaacattttgtctTCATACATTTCGAACACTGTTTGATTAGTGGTTAGTGCGACAGGTTAGTGGTTTCAAATCAGAATTATATGTGTGTAAGTGTCGTACTCTGCCATCAGTGAGTCGGATTCGTATGTGCTGGTCTCCGGGACGGTAGTCTTGAAGCAGCTGGGCAGACACCCACACAGCTTCTGGGTCTGGGACCCACACACATGCCCCCTGAGAGACAACAGAAACAGCAACTgtactaataataatcataatcaacaGTATGGGGGAAGTCCAAAAAAATAGTTGTATTTGATCCTGATCCCCTGCTGAATTTGTAATTGATATTACTCAAGCTCTCAAATCAGGATCTCAAAAACAGTTCAGAAATGAATTGGGAACAATGTGCTTCGTGCACCTAAACTAGCTTTTCGAGATCGTCAGGACTCCTAGAAATATCCATTGCCATTGACATTATAGGAGCAAGACTGGACATGGCATTCTACAGACTTGATTATGATTATGTCTCAAGATATGGATACCAAGGATATTGATTCAGTATTTTGTATGTTACACAACCGGCTCATGTGCCTGAGTAATCGCCGGTCCCACCCCAGTGACACTCTTTCTCCTCCATCAGCATAAATACACTCAGCGCATCATTAAACATTAACACCAGCCGGTCTCCTCTGACAGTGAAAATAATACAGATGCAGAAGCactaaaaaaactattaatatatctatctatgcataacactaaataaaaacaaccactcaaccaaccaaccaacctatctatctatctatctatctatctatctatctatctatcatgacATCCAATGgagttacaaaaaatatatagcttCTAAAAGTTATCATACGCACTTACCTTTGTGTAGAGCTCTGTGGTTGCCATCTGGCAAGAAAGTTAATTTCTACTTTGACAGCTAAAAGGAGACCTCACTACAACTTCAGCTGTTCTTTTCATTTGTGTCTCGCAGCGAGTGACTGGCCCCGTGCCCTTTGGTCTGTTAGAGATTCAGGCATCATAACCGTAATGGTAGGTTAACAGTTAATCCTTCAGCTAAGAGAGGGACATTTAAAACAGCTCTGGATCCTAGCAGCTTAAAGTAGTGCAAACAAGTGGATAGAAAATAAATGATAGCACTAacgaaaatgtatagcctgaatgcactgtaaatcacttttggataaaagtgtctgctaaatgcataaatgtaaaaatgtaaaatggaaacataaataaatattctgtcgaGTGCAACATCTGTAGGATCATTGAAGAAAGGAACACAAGAAGATtttatttggagaaatgtgtttaaacataGCTTTCACCCCGTAACATGTTTAATTGAGTTGCTTAACACAGGATGATGTTTACACATCACTTTATACGAATCACGCGtcacattttatgaatcaccattCACATTTGAATTTCAGGTTCGGACTGTGGAAATGTTCTTCAGTGTCAAGTATGAATAGCTTATAATGAAAAAACAGGTTTAACAAGCACCAGATGAGTTGGAAACATAACATTTGAAATCAAACAAAGCCGTACCTGCACGCTTTGTTACTGTTAATATGTTTATCATAGAGAACAACACACTGAAACTGAATTTAAACAGCGTAATACTGATTTGCACCTTAGTTTGATTAAGTAAAATTGGTCAAATATtgtgaaaatgagaaatatttttgCACAAACATGTACCTTTCTCTTTTTGACAGCTTTAAACATTTTTAGTCACAGAGAATGATCAACTTTGACAGTTTAGGTCGGCTGTGACCAAATATAGCACCCACCAGAACTAGAGGACTGTATTTTTGACTTGATTGTCATCTCCATGTCAAATCCAAATACCTCCTCTCCAAAAAACATTTCATGCAGAAGGCAGTTCAACTGCTGAAGTTTTCtaacattttgtttcttttagaaaaatgtttgaaaaataaaaacaataatgaaactgAAATGGAAAAATGCCTGAAAATCGAGCCAACAGTCTCAGGGAGGACCCAACTGAGGGGCGTACATGGATGGATGTTAAGCGAAGCTGGGAGATCATCGTGGTGTGTTGATCAACAAGCGTCTGGTTGTGTTGGGAAACCCATGTGCAGGTAATTGAGTGCcctgtcaaaaaagaaaaaaagaggcatTTTGGTGACTATTTCCTGTAGGAAGCAATTGGTGACTATTTCCTGTAGGAAGCAATAGCAGAAATGCTTCATTTTTCTCCAACTGTTTGCTTACCTTTGCTATACGTCCTGTTTATCATCATTGCAATGCCCCTCCTGTTTGAGTGCGTCGCCCTCACTAGTCGTTTCCTCCACGTGAGCCAACATGTCAGCCATCAAAGCCTCCTCCAGTCGCTTTCGCACGCTGTACACCAGCTCCTCTTGCTTTCTGCGAGCATTGAATTCAACTGTATCATTGTACTTGCATGAACTTCCACACAGTGATACACTGCGTCTTTCAGAGGGTTGAAGTACCTGATATCCTCGTCTGTGACGATGAAGGCCTTGCAGAGAGGCTGAGCCGTGTTGAGCCACACGCCGGGGTTCTTCTCCACAGCGGCCGACAGCTGTCCCGTGATGGGGGCCGCACTGGTGTGAAGAGCACTGGCAATAGCTGACAGCAGGGTCTTATCTGTGCAGCCAGGGCCCACTCCTTTAGTGACGTCAGATATGatcacattcattcattttattagcATCCtttcaattaatctttttttgacatattttagaTGTCATATTATGATGTTAcaagaaagaaatagaaataaattaatacttttgttcggcaagaacacattaaatagACATAAAAATAGAAGTAACGATATTTATAATGTTCGAAACGATTCCTTTGTCAAATAAATAgccttcttttgaactttctattcattaaagaatcctgaaatatcaTGTCTTCATCAATCATTATCTTCTGGAGCTGCAAATCAGGATATTAAAATGATTagtgaaggatcgtgtgacactcaagactgcagtaatggctgctgaaaattcagctttgcatcacagcaatTAATTACTcaaatattcaaacagaaaacagttattttaaatggtaataatattttaaaatattgcttatgtcaaataaatgcagccttggtgagcatatgagacttttttccaaaacatcaaaaaaactaaaatcttgaaaggtagtgtatatatatatatttttttttgataaaataaaaatcaatttcaattcctttattcttaattaattatcttaattattatgtatttaaaaataactttttttaaataaaattaaaatgtcaaataaactgTAAAGCAAATTTAAACTCTTTTTAAAGTTCCCCGCACCTGTAAAAACAATTTGTGCGTGAGTTTTTATTGCtgtgcttttattttgacactagCACATTGTCTTTGAAACTGAATTGAGTGTGTCCACCTGTTTCATGTTAGTGAACTAATTCTTGAGTATAAATATCCCTCTGTTTGATCCTTGTCTGCTGTTGTTTATTTAGACTACTCTGGCTTACTTTTGATTGGTTTTTGTTTACTTATCTCGTCTTCTTCAGATTTCACAAAACGTACTTGAATATTGACTTTCATTTATTCTTGattaaaataaacacacttaGATGAAAGTCTTCATCTTGCCCCTCTGGAGGTACCTTGTAAGCCTTTGGGGAGCTCCATTGTTTTCACCAACTCCTCTGCTATGTCAAAGGCATTGAGGCCACTCAACTTCTTCTCCCAAAAAAGCTGTAGACGAAAAATAGATTTGCATTGCGCCACTATGACCAAATACTGTTATTGCGAATAAAACCTAGACTAGACGAGTGTTACCTGTCTGGGCTGGTCAATGGCCTTCTGTGGGTCTGTTTTAACCTTGTTGCTGGGGTGGTTGGTGACTTTTGTGACGGGTTGTTTGAAGATGGAGGCTGTCTGTCGTACTGGGAGGGACGTATTCAGGTCGGGTTTGCTCTGTTAAATATATAACACACTTTACTAAACTGGTTTTGATGGGAATCGCTGGTCTTTTCCTGGATATTGTTGCAGGTAGACCAGCTTGACCATTAAAActggcttgagaaggccttaaagaaataatgaatgaaaatttGATTGTCATGTCACTCGCCCTAAGGCTATccaaaatgcagatgagctacatttttagcatttagcattacatcactttctcaccaatggaccCTCTGCATTTTGAGTGGGAGCCGTCAGAAcaagagtctaaacagctgataaaagcatcgcaagtaatccacacgactacagtccatcaattaacatcatgtgaactgaaaaactgtgtgtttttGCGAAACGTATCcatcattaaagggatactccacccccaaattaaaattctgtcattaatcacttacccccatgtcgttccaaatacGTAAAAGTTCATCAGTGATCAAAagtctgccatcagtggtttaaccgtaACATTATAAAGTGAGGATAATACTTCTTGTACatgaagaaaactaaaaaaatgactttattcaacagttcctCTCCACTATCAGTGCAGTGCGGCTGACACAGTATAGCGTATGCCTGCGTACTGCTCAGATTCTCCAATATGGCTAAACGGTGATGTGGGGAGAGACAGAGGAaaggaattgttaaataaagtcgcTATTTTGGTTTTCtatgtgtacaaaaagtattatcgtcacttcataaggttacCGTTGAATCACtgatacttttctggaccttgacactgttatttatttggcagtctatagaacagtcacaagcctcccagttttcatcaaaaatatattaaattgtgttccgaagacgaattaagcttttacgggtttggatcgacatgagggtatgtgattaatgacaaaattttaattttagggtggagtatcccttatCCCTAAaagtcattttaactttaaagtgTCACTTCTAGCTGAAACTtgagtccataattcataataactcTTCCTCTAGTGAAAAAACCCATCCCGTTGTCTTCTTACATcaacatatattttttagaacGGTTTTTAAacagtgcatatttctctcctgtttcAGCCAAGATTACCTTTTCAGTGGCGAAAGCATTAATATAGATAGAAGACTCTTATTTTAGCTGGAAACAATTGTTTGATATTAGCAGCATCTTAGGGATGGATTTGTTATTACAAATAAACAGCTTTTGCTTCACAGGATGTTATCTGATGGACAGGagaggtgtggattacttgtgatgtttttatcagctgtttagactctcattctgacggcacccattcaaaaTGCAGAgggtccattggtgagcaagtgatgtaatgctaaatttctccaaatctgttctgatggagaaacaaactcatctacatcgaggatggcctgagggtgagtaaatctttGGCAAAggttcatttctgggtgaactattcctgtaatttgttttaaatgccaCGCATTTCTTCTTAAGGAATCACTCTGCAGTTATAAATCTAGGATGACGAATATGTTTTcctgaatattaaaatggatgtTCAATTTTTTGATCCTCTGCAGTCCTCTCACCTTAGTCTGACTATTGTTGTCATATCGGGGTCTCTGTCTGTTCTTGTTCAGTTTGCTCATGAGCATCTTGCCTGTTCGGAAATCAAAGGAGCTGAGATCCATGGAGTTGCCAAGGTAACGGGCCAATTGAGGCTTGCTCCGGAACTTCTTCCCAGTGGGGCTGGCGAGGGCGAGCAAAATAGGACACATCTCAGACATTCGATAAACCCGGTATGGATGCACATTTGGAAAGAGAATGGGTTATGATGACGGCAGTTGCATACGGATATTAACACACCATATACGCAAACAATAACATGCAACTTGGAAAGAATACTGATAAATCCCAAGCCTGTGATGACGAAATGACAATGTTATTAGACCATGAACACTGTGAGGACTAGAAAAGCTTTCTGCCCCTCAACACTGACAATTATGACGGcattaaaatcacattcaaagTGTCATTTTAATGCTTAAAACACACATGAATTGATATGAATTTTGAATGcaaataacctgttttttaaatgtacaattaaatcTAAAAGTAATATGTTTCATTTAATATTGCATAATTGCTCTAAGAGGAGTATGTGCgcacagagaaaaaaagaaactattcTTGATCTACTCTCACTTTTAAACACATGGATGAATACATTCCTGTACTCTGCTTACTAGGGTTTTCAAAGACTTGCACTAGATGACGTCCTTTTAAGTGCCCTAACAAGCCCTCGTCAATCTTGTCtgtcaaatgtttacatttgattCACATAGTTTGAGATAATAGTAATCCTGTTTGTCTAGATCTCAGCTGACGTTCTGCACTATGCAGTTGCAGTTCTGCTTCTGAAACCAACCCAGTCCTTTAAATCACGATCCTCTGTTAAAAGTTAGTGGACACGGGTGTGATGCGAAGATGAGTTCACTGAATACTCTGCATGATGACACCATGAAGATCT
This DNA window, taken from Carassius auratus strain Wakin chromosome 22, ASM336829v1, whole genome shotgun sequence, encodes the following:
- the LOC113040044 gene encoding methyl-CpG-binding domain protein 3-like isoform X3, which translates into the protein MEKNDRGEEEEEEQRRERGESGRLYSLCPTGKKFRSKPQLARYLGNSMDLSSFDFRTGKMLMSKLNKNRQRPRYDNNSQTKSKPDLNTSLPVRQTASIFKQPVTKVTNHPSNKVKTDPQKAIDQPRQLFWEKKLSGLNAFDIAEELVKTMELPKGLQDKTLLSAIASALHTSAAPITGQLSAAVEKNPGVWLNTAQPLCKAFIVTDEDIRKQEELVYSVRKRLEEALMADMLAHVEETTSEGDALKQEGHCNDDKQDV
- the LOC113040044 gene encoding methyl-CpG-binding domain protein 3-like isoform X4, with the translated sequence MEKNDPTGKKFRSKPQLARYLGNSMDLSSFDFRTGKMLMSKLNKNRQRPRYDNNSQTKSKPDLNTSLPVRQTASIFKQPVTKVTNHPSNKVKTDPQKAIDQPRQLFWEKKLSGLNAFDIAEELVKTMELPKGLQGVGPGCTDKTLLSAIASALHTSAAPITGQLSAAVEKNPGVWLNTAQPLCKAFIVTDEDIRKQEELVYSVRKRLEEALMADMLAHVEETTSEGDALKQEGHCNDDKQDV
- the LOC113040044 gene encoding methyl-CpG-binding domain protein 3-like isoform X2; the protein is MEKNEGEEEEEEQRRERGESGRLYSLCPTGKKFRSKPQLARYLGNSMDLSSFDFRTGKMLMSKLNKNRQRPRYDNNSQTKSKPDLNTSLPVRQTASIFKQPVTKVTNHPSNKVKTDPQKAIDQPRQLFWEKKLSGLNAFDIAEELVKTMELPKGLQGVGPGCTDKTLLSAIASALHTSAAPITGQLSAAVEKNPGVWLNTAQPLCKAFIVTDEDIRKQEELVYSVRKRLEEALMADMLAHVEETTSEGDALKQEGHCNDDKQDV
- the LOC113040044 gene encoding methyl-CpG-binding domain protein 3-like isoform X1, which produces MEKNDRGEEEEEEQRRERGESGRLYSLCPTGKKFRSKPQLARYLGNSMDLSSFDFRTGKMLMSKLNKNRQRPRYDNNSQTKSKPDLNTSLPVRQTASIFKQPVTKVTNHPSNKVKTDPQKAIDQPRQLFWEKKLSGLNAFDIAEELVKTMELPKGLQGVGPGCTDKTLLSAIASALHTSAAPITGQLSAAVEKNPGVWLNTAQPLCKAFIVTDEDIRKQEELVYSVRKRLEEALMADMLAHVEETTSEGDALKQEGHCNDDKQDV